A window of the Eremothecium cymbalariae DBVPG#7215 chromosome 5, complete sequence genome harbors these coding sequences:
- the NIP1 gene encoding translation initiation factor eIF3 core subunit c (similar to Ashbya gossypii AGL344C): MSRFFSRGYHYDSASSSEEEELLSSSEEELLASSDEEELVSDDSFFNDSESESVESDDDSDSKPYGPDWFKKPQFRKAGTSSGATGASRFLKSNHYAGSDDSDDEGKKVVKSGKDKLLDEMNASYSRIDAADLTQDWVTILSEFENVTKLLVKAQQQNFGTPNVFIKVVAQVEDLVAGTSQSDIKNKAVSKAYNTVKQRVKKIARDIEVLLAKFRESPAAFDKETTVEFTQSKEMSGTPFMLGIGSKSFDMSSVATGSSQSDFFSALHIVIDSRGKKGTDIQGQIKTMAELVEIAKTPYESIVAYLNLIPIRFDACSGLAYQPLEQWKAVHDNVVDLLTILEANIGSYHVTELAPRNEFIEDEPVPNEQGVKEILGSVFSFVERLDDEFNKSLLNTDPHSSDYLDRLRDEQSIYSLILRSQLYLESVLPESSAGRYLARSFVRRLDHIYYKPSKLVEIIERAAWAKAPNGATSKYITYSSDPDYIGKLIDTLCTFVSNEHDQLLKKRATLYQIYFYALNNEFKKGKDMLVESNVRTAINSQDPTIQILFNRVVVQLGIAAFKLCLVEDCHQILNEVSTASHLRDILGQQSLQRASNNVGANGTATPTEQLCLPFHQHINLDLIDAVFMTCSLLIEIPHMAAFFSGIKVKRIPYSQKSIRRALEHYEKSSFQGSPETLRDHVIHAAKAMQKGNWSQCIQYLRGISTWSLLGNNVEEVFIKLSERVQIESLKTYIFTYKRFYSKLSVAKLSQLFSLPNEQVIEVVESLTDGMNIKGSLNESKEMIIFERGDEITKLEEVAIKLNKETKYQIERLNNVSQRQ; this comes from the coding sequence ATGTCCCGTTTTTTCTCCCGTGGGTACCACTATGATAGTGCTTCTTCTagtgaagaagaagaattattGTCCTCTTCAGAAGAGGAGTTGTTGGCGTCTTCGGATGAGGAAGAATTAGTATCAGACGactctttttttaatgattcGGAATCTGAATCTGTGGaatctgatgatgattccGATAGTAAACCATATGGACCAGATTGGTTTAAGAAACCGCAGTTTAGGAAAGCAGGGACTTCGTCTGGTGCAACTGGTGCAAGCAGGTTCTTGAAGAGCAACCATTATGCTGGTTCGGATGATTCGGATGATGAAGGTAAGAAAGTTGTGAAATCTGGTAAAGATAAATTATTAGATGAAATGAATGCATCATATAGCAGGATCGATGCAGCGGACCTAACTCAGGATTGGGTTACTATTCTTTCTGAGTTTGAGAATGTGACTAAGTTACTAGTCAAGgcacagcagcagaacTTTGGCACGCCTAATGTATTCATCAAAGTAGTTGCacaagttgaagatttggTTGCTGGTACCTCCCAATCGGACATCAAGAACAAAGCTGTTTCCAAGGCTTATAATACCGTGAAGCAGAGagttaaaaaaattgccAGAGATATTGAGGTATTGCTTGCTAAGTTCAGGGAGTCGCCGGCTGCCTTTGATAAGGAAACTACTGTGGAATTTACACAATCAAAGGAGATGTCTGGTACTCCATTTATGTTAGGTATTGGTTCAAAGTCCTTTGATATGTCTTCAGTTGCTACAGGTTCTTCACAATCTGATTTTTTCAGTGCATTGCATATTGTTATCGATTCTAGAGGTAAAAAAGGTACTGATATTCAAGGCCAGATCAAGACTATGGCTGAATTGGTCGAAATTGCGAAGACTCCGTACGAATCTATTGTTGCGTACTTGAATTTAATTCCAATTAGATTTGATGCCTGTTCCGGTTTAGCGTACCAGCCTCTAGAACAATGGAAAGCTGTTCATGATAATGTTGTTGATTTGTTAACCATTTTGGAGGCTAATATTGGTAGTTATCACGTCACGGAGCTTGCCCCACGTAATGAATTTATAGAGGATGAGCCCGTTCCAAACGAACAAGgtgttaaagaaattttggGTTCTGTCTTTTCCTTCGTTGAAAGATTggatgatgaatttaatAAATCGTTGCTGAATACCGATCCCCACTCCAGTGATTACTTGGACCGTCTAAGGGATGAACAATCTATCTATAGCTTGATCTTAAGATCACAGTTATACTTAGAGTCTGTTTTACCTGAATCCTCCGCGGGCAGGTATTTAGCACGTTCGTTCGTTAGAAGATTAGACCATATTTATTACAAGCCATCCAAGCTTGTGGAAATTATCGAACGTGCTGCGTGGGCAAAAGCTCCTAATGGTGCTACTTCTAAATATATCACCTATTCCTCAGATCCCGATTATATCGGTAAACTAATTGATACGTTGTGTACCTTCGTATCCAATGAACATGAtcaattgttgaagaaacgTGCAACTTTGTACCAAATTTATTTCTATGCATTGAACAATGAGTTTAAGAAGGGTAAAGATATGTTAGTCGAGTCCAATGTGAGGACCGCTATCAATTCCCAAGATCCTACGATACAGATTTTGTTCAACAGAGTAGTTGTTCAATTAGGTATAGCTGCATTCAAACTGTGTTTGGTTGAGGATTGTCATCAAATTCTCAATGAAGTCTCAACTGCCTCCCATCTCAGAGACATTTTGGGACAACAGTCACTACAAAGAGCTTCTAACAATGTTGGTGCCAATGGCACTGCCACTCCAACCGAACAATTATGCTTACCATTCCACCAACATATCAACCTGGATCTGATTGATGCTGTCTTTATGACATGTTCACTATTGATTGAAATTCCACACATGGCAGCCTTCTTTTCTGGTATCAAAGTCAAGAGAATTCCTTATTCTCAAAAGTCTATCCGTCGTGCTTTAGAGCACTACGAGAAATCCAGCTTTCAAGGTTCACCAGAGACTTTGAGAGACCATGTCATTCATGCTGCTAAAGCTATGCAAAAGGGTAATTGGTCACAAtgtattcaatatttgagaGGTATTTCTACTTGGTCCTTATTGGGTAATAATGTCGAAGAAGTATTTATCAAATTGAGCGAAAGAGTACAAATTGAATCCTTGAAGACATATATTTTTACATACAAAAGGTTTTACAGTAAACTGTCTGTTGCTAAGCTATCACAGCTGTTCAGCCTGCCCAATGAACAAGTTATTGAGGTCGTTGAATCTTTGACAGATGGTATGAACATCAAAGGTTCTCTGAACGAGTCGAAAGAAATGATTATTTTTGAGAGGGGTGATGAGATTACCAAGTTGGAGGAAGTTGCAATAAAGTTGAACAAGGAGACAAAATACCAAATTGAACGTTTGAATAATGTTTCCCAACGGCAATAA
- a CDS encoding uncharacterized protein (similar to Ashbya gossypii AGL345W), producing MTALDSVWIPSEDKGEQVQVGVYGESVQFTPTRSMAQSTAGKNWFDRVKFKSGDADQEDEEEEEEDEDEEVFSRLNSLSDSEDGIFNLSKVFISPSETQRAMVQQLQQQQLLHRQGLRLQQEQQSYQLLLQKQKQKEQQQQQQQQQQQTVQHLPQEGSGGGFEVDIDPMYALENPGNAMEDQRSLSVDYSLLQSITDNTFTMQDNGSTNPTLPSTSAPVAWNAGIFDVWCNSLYNVVPESFQQVQNLAAPKDQLQQQQQPQQQEQQPQQPKSHSISSASQSLHNGSFRGAGRVYKRSKSVCAGIVSNDCGRIAAPNLAHTLRTSMSSAGRISKHNNNNNNSSSSSSSSSSASISSVSSFGGGTHAPSLRRGSCSAIYDISGVPSGLSQVTGVAGVAAAHGSHHPAVYKYVAQAHLSMQCDTTKIEIENKADWLPISPMTPERSSHIISKLQEKKNVLLDTVYEVFELFPQQHFLPEKLEILALEFEPYFAKMRNAEETSAIISEDSTALNRWMWLNQRRKRCSNQLKQFPRFTVREAVDDDGSPYQIEVRTSSGYNDFTSTSSSTSSLSHLDFLLLRLRHMNLLRESDDRKRKTKYYEFIEGKMKRPLNSFMLYRSSLMKALSILKVVKIVTDLVGVVQKEFQSLDEYTVLKFLSETVKSRRGLAFEQLPHMQRLSEIINEQLYRQNDSRIGNGAHTAPSTIQERVPLDPKFSNHTVLAQVITLMWNSESSRCREEFVKFSKVEKSHHHMVYPKYKYCPVKKLKLEELENNLNITTFTPDLLDGFRNINSGD from the coding sequence ATGACGGCGCTGGATAGTGTTTGGATTCCGTCTGAAGACAAGGGCGAGCAAGTTCAGGTTGGGGTGTACGGAGAAAGTGTACAGTTCACACCTACGAGGTCCATGGCTCAGTCAACTGCCGGTAAGAATTGGTTTGACCGCGTGAAGTTTAAGTCTGGAGATGCGGACCAGGAAGacgaagaggaagaagaagaggacGAGGACGAGGAAGTATTCTCAAGATTGAACTCGCTCTCTGACAGCGAAGACGGGATATTCAATCTGTCCAAAGTCTTTATCTCTCCTTCAGAAACACAGCGAGCTATGGTGCAACAGTtacagcaacagcagcttTTACATCGTCAAGGACTACGGctacaacaagaacaacaatcATACCAGTTACTActacaaaaacaaaaacaaaaagagcaacagcagcaacagcagcaacagcaacaacaaacGGTACAACATCTTCCGCAGGAAGGCAGCGGTGGTGGTTTCGAAGTTGATATCGATCCAATGTATGCTTTAGAAAACCCTGGAAATGCTATGGAGGATCAAAGATCTTTGTCAGTGGACTATTCTTTATTGCAATCGATAACTGACAATACTTTTACTATGCAAGATAATGGATCAACAAATCCCACACTGCCTTCAACAAGTGCACCGGTAGCGTGGAACGCGGGCATTTTTGACGTCTGGTGCAACTCGCTTTATAACGTGGTGCCCGaatcttttcaacaagTGCAGAATCTCGCTGCACCAAAGGATCAGctacaacagcaacagcagccacaacaacaggagcagcagccaCAACAGCCCAAATCGCATTCTATCTCTTCGGCTTCACAATCTCTACACAATGGATCCTTTCGTGGCGCTGGGCGCGTGTACAAGAGGTCAAAGTCCGTATGTGCAGGAATAGTGTCAAATGACTGTGGCAGGATAGCAGCTCCTAATTTAGCGCATACGCTTCGTACATCTATGAGCTCTGCAGGTCGTATATCGaaacacaacaacaacaacaacaacagcagcagcagcagcagcagcagcagcagtgCAAGCATAAGTAGCGTTAGCAGCTTTGGCGGTGGCACACATGCTCCTAGTCTACGCCGGGGGTCATGTTCTGCGATATACGACATATCGGGTGTACCTTCTGGGCTTTCTCAAGTTACCGGCGTCGCTGGCGTCGCCGCTGCACATGGGAGCCACCATCCTGCAGTGTACAAGTATGTTGCACAAGCTCACTTGTCAATGCAATGCGATACAACTAAGATTGAAATCGAAAACAAAGCTGACTGGCTACCAATATCTCCTATGACCCCGGAGCGTTCATCTCAtattatttccaaattacaggaaaagaagaatgTGCTGTTAGATACTGTCtatgaagtttttgaactATTTCCGCAGCAGCATTTCTTACCAGAAAAGTTGGAGATCCTTGCCTTGGAGTTTGAACCCTATTTTGCCAAAATGCGAAACGCTGAGGAGACTTCTGCAATCATTTCTGAGGATTCTACTGCTTTAAATCGATGGATGTGGTTAAATCAACGGAGAAAGAGATGTTCAAATCAATTAAAGCAGTTTCCCCGTTTTACTGTGCGCGAGGCTGTGGACGATGATGGATCCCCCTACCAAATTGAGGTACGCACATCATCCGGATATAATGATTTCACTTCAACTTCTAGTTCCACGTCAAGTTTATCACATTTAGACTTCTTACTATTGCGTCTAAGGCACATGAACTTATTACGAGAGTCCGATGACCGTAAACGCAAGACAAAATACTATGAATTTATTGAGGGTAAGATGAAACGGCCCCTTAACAGCTTTATGCTTTATAGGTCCTCCTTGATGAAAGCTTTATCCATTCTAAAGGTCGTCAAAATCGTGACAGACCTTGTTGGGGTGGTTCAAAAGGAGTTCCAATCTCTTGACGAGTATACcgttttaaaatttctcTCGGAAACGGTGAAATCGCGTCGGGGGCTTGCCTTTGAGCAGTTACCTCATATGCAGCGATTATCCGAGATCATTAATGAGCAACTTTACCGGCAAAATGATTCCAGAATTGGCAATGGCGCACATACTGCACCGTCGACTATACAGGAACGTGTTCCTTTGGATCCAAAGTTTAGTAATCACACTGTGCTAGCTCAGGTGATCACCCTGATGTGGAACTCGGAATCCAGTCGCTGCCGTGAGGAGTTCGtcaagttttcaaaagttgaaaaaagTCATCACCATATGGTTTATCCCAAATACAAGTATTGTCCGGTTAAAAAATTGAAGCTGGaggaattggaaaataatttgaatattacGACTTTCACCCCGGACCTTTTAGATGGATTCAGGAACATAAATTCTGGTGACTaa
- the YOR1 gene encoding ATP-binding cassette transporter YOR1 (similar to Ashbya gossypii AGL346W): MVDERSFKSELSQDRPISQTDSSLEGVRKHPTMNDVRKTGTADVSFVQDSEVMMSVQNTDDGNFGRSSMQEILTKRDLEMISESKIYPQKRFFRMLHSKAIPPIPDAQDRGSFPLTRSNILSRTFFWWIVPLISVGYRRTLQPNDLWELSEDLRVETLYQRFCHYMDQYFLQARTRYAAEHPDASEKEIMNNAKLGKYDLVKALLWTFKFRYSLAILHANLSCIVGALLTILVKNLINSVKPPTGINISNSNHSVAHGIGYAIGASVLMLLNTLFFNHFMYESSATGVEAKSVLIKAILQKSIKFSTYARHSWPTGKITSMINTDLSRLEFALIFQPFLLAFPPVFIICLVLLLVNLGAVALLGFSVFILVIGFCFLAFINMMKFRVSTNFFTDKRVSLTKEILNGMKMIKFYVWEDAYEASLKEQRSKEVSKLRWILFLRNFLIAIATTVPSLSAMVTFLAMYRINSSNRTPANIFASLSLFQVLSIQIFFIPLALSSGADAYVGLRRIQSLLESEEEAPRSITSRSSAAELDDSNIAIKVVNASFEWPDFQLRDTQVKDETNLQTTSSAEKEAQKEKVDLSKTSFSGFSDLSFEVKKGELLVITGAIGTGKTSLLNALAGFMHKTNGDIQYNGRMLFCGAPWIQNATIRDNITFGSPYDENLYREVMRVCSLDRDMSVLPAGDKTEVGERGITLSGGQKARINLARCVYKVRDIYLFDDILSAVDARVGASIMNDCLLGKLGDKTRILATHQISLTEQASRVIYLGTDGSFDIGTVDELKTRNVQFANLMKLASQTESESKDDNISSEKFDREDQLRQLQQLDDLTALRKHATTRSTFAESIQGEVSGRLASQEERAVNSLSFTIYKQYIRAACGNWLILILPMIIFLFIITTFLSLFNSVWLSFWAEYKFRGRSDTFYMGMYFFFVMANYLSTNIQFSLVSYLGLRASKNINLQSLHRLLHVPVSFIDTTPLGRILNRFTKDTDILDNELTESLRMFSYQFTVIWGVIIMSIIYLPWFAVAVPLLVVVFILVSDHYQCSAREIKRLEAVQRSFVLNNFNEVISGVDTIKAYHAEARFLKKSDILIDRMNEMTFPLYASQRWVSILIGMIAVLFALIISILCVTGWFNISPASTGVLLTYVLQLPNLFNTLLRAMTQLENDMNSAERVLSYANSLPKEAPYRIPEMAPPKAWPERGAITFDNVALAYRPGLPLVLQDVSFHISSGEKIGICGRTGAGKSTITNALYRLVELSNGSVTIDGVDIATIGLYNLRSKLSIIPQDPLLFRGTIRKNLDPFGEHSDTELWDALLRSGAINNDDLARAQGFETVSAATAATKATDTVATKTGLPVSMPSHAENAASVAPAASTSSAVDATTTTSNDTVSSLNNHNATTSDATATSKPVSDGNTKNMHKFHLDQTVEEDGSNFSVGERQFLALARALVRQTKILILDEATSSVDYETDAQIQARIVQEFQHATIMCVAHRLKTILHYDRILVMEKGRVAEFDTPLRLYNEQGSIFRSMCDQSSITLTDFDA; this comes from the coding sequence ATGGTAGATGAACGCTCATTCAAAAGTGAGTTGAGCCAGGATAGACCTATATCGCAAACTGATTCGTCGTTAGAAGGAGTGAGGAAGCATCCTACTATGAATGATGTCAGGAAGACGGGAACAGCTGATGTGTCGTTTGTTCAGGACTCTGAGGTAATGATGTCTGTGCAGAACACAGATGACGGTAATTTCGGGAGGTCGAGCATGCAGGAGATTTTGACAAAGAGGGATTTGGAAATGATTAGTGAATCGAAAATATACCCGCAGAAGCGCTTTTTCAGGATGTTGCATTCTAAAGCTATCCCTCCAATACCGGACGCTCAAGACCGGGGCAGCTTTCCATTGACGAGGTCAAATATACTGTCGCGTACTTTCTTTTGGTGGATTGTTCCATTAATAAGCGTTGGATACCGTAGGACTCTGCAGCCAAATGACTTGTGGGAACTAAGTGAAGACCTTCGTGTGGAAACTCTGTACCAAAGGTTCTGCCATTATATGGATCAATATTTCCTGCAGGCACGAACAAGATATGCGGCGGAACATCCTGACGCTTCGGAGAAGGAAATCATGAATAACGCTAAACTTGGCAAGTATGATTTGGTTAAAGCACTATTATGGACATTCAAGTTTCGGTATTCATTAGCTATTTTGCACGCTAATTTAAGTTGTATTGTTGGGGCCTTGCTTACAATTCTGGTCAAGAATTTAATTAACAGTGTAAAGCCTCCAACTGGGattaatatttcaaattctaaTCATTCAGTAGCACATGGGATAGGTTATGCTATCGGCGCGTCCGTTTTAATGCTGCTAAATACTCTATTTTTCAACCATTTTATGTATGAATCCTCCGCGACCGGTGTGGAGGCCAAGTCGGTTCTGATTAAAGCTATTTTGCAAAAGTCGATTAAATTCTCTACCTATGCGAGACACTCATGGCCAACTGGTAAGATTACATCTATGATCAATACCGATTTGTCAAGACTTGAATTTGCTCTTATATTTCAACCATTTTTGTTGGCATTCCCACCAGTGTTCATTATTTGCCTTGTTCTGTTATTGGTTAATTTGGGTGCAGTAGCGCTTCTTGGGTTTTCGGTGTTTATCTTGGTTATaggattttgttttcttgcCTTCATTAACATGATGAAGTTTAGGGTTTCcaccaatttcttcaccGATAAGCGTGTTAGTCTAACAAAGGAGATCTTGAATGGCATGAAGATGATTAAGTTCTATGTTTGGGAAGACGCTTATGAAGCGAGCTTGAAAGAACAGCGGAGTAAAGAAGTGTCAAAACTTAGATGGATACTATTTCTGAGAAATTTTTTGATTGCCATAGCGACCACTGTACCTAGCTTATCTGCCATGGTTACCTTCTTGGCCATGTACAGAATCAATTCATCTAATCGTACACCAGCCAACATTTTTGCTTCCTTGTCTTTGTTTCAGGTTTTGAgtattcaaatattttttattccCCTTGCATTAAGCTCGGGTGCAGATGCATATGTGGGATTGCGACGTATACAATCGTTACTCgaatcagaagaagaagcgCCAAGGAGTATCACCAGTAGGTCTTCGGCGGCCGAATTAGatgattcaaatattgcTATCAAAGTTGTTAATGCATCGTTTGAATGGCCTGACTTTCAGTTGAGAGATACCCAAGTTAAAGATGAAACTAACTTACAGACCACATCGTCTGCAGAAAAGGAGGCTCAGAAAGAAAAGGTGGATTTATCCAAGACCTCATTTAGTGGGTTTTCGGACCTCTCTTTTGAAGTGAAAAAAGGTGAACTTTTAGTAATCACTGGCGCGATCGGAACAGGAAAAACTTCCTTATTAAATGCTTTAGCTGGATTCATGCACAAAACTAATGGGGATATCCAGTATAATGGTCGTATGCTATTTTGTGGAGCTCCATGGATTCAGAATGCAACAATTCGTGATAATATAACGTTTGGTTCACCATATGACGAAAATCTCTATAGGGAGGTTATGCGTGTCTGCTCATTGGATCGGGATATGTCCGTGCTTCCTGCAGGTGACAAAACAGAAGTCGGTGAACGTGGAATAACGTTATCCGGTGGACAGAAAGCTCGTATAAACTTGGCCAGATGCGTGTACAAAGTTCGTGACATCTATCTCTTTGATGACATCCTTAGTGCTGTCGATGCACGAGTGGGTGCCTCTATTATGAATGACTGTTTGCTTGGAAAATTAGGTGACAAGACGAGAATCCTGGCTACACACCAGATCTCTTTGACTGAACAGGCATCACGTGTAATATATCTAGGCACCGATGGCTCTTTTGATATAGGTACAGTTGATGAACTTAAAACCCGCAATGTGCAATTTGcaaatttgatgaagttaGCGTCGCAAACTGAATCTGAAAGTAAAGATGACAACATTTCTTCCgaaaaatttgatagaGAGGACCAGCTTCGACAGTTACAGCAACTAGATGATCTTACCGCATTAAGAAAACACGCGACTACTAGATCCACTTTTGCAGAGTCTATACAAGGCGAAGTAAGTGGCCGTCTGGCTTCTCAAGAAGAAAGGGCGGTGAACAGCCTTAGTTTTACCATCTACAAACAGTACATTCGTGCTGCTTGTGGAAATTGGTTAATCCTAATCCTTCCGATGatcatttttcttttcatcatcacaACTTTCCTATCCTTGTTCAACTCCGTTTGGCTGTCTTTCTGGGCTGAATATAAGTTCCGTGGGCGTAGTGACACTTTCTACATGGGCatgtatttcttttttgtgATGGCAAACTATCTTTCTACAAACATACAATTTAGTCTGGTTAGCTACTTGGGTCTCAGAGCTtctaaaaatatcaatttgCAATCTCTACATCGACTGTTACATGTTCCTGTAAGCTTTATTGACACAACACCTCTCGGTCGTATTCTTAATCGGTTCACCAAAGATACAGACATTCTTGACAACGAGCTAACGGAATCATTAAGAATGTTTAGCTATCAGTTCACTGTAATCTGGGGTGTCATCATCATGTCTATTATTTATCTTCCTTGGTTTGCTGTTGCAGTTCCCCTCCTCGTGGTTGTCTTTATCCTCGTTTCAGACCATTACCAGTGTTCTGCACGTGAGATTAAACGCCTGGAGGCTGTACAGCGCTCATTTGTATTAAACAATTTCAACGAGGTCATAAGCGGAGTAGACACCATTAAGGCTTACCATGCAGAAGCacgttttttaaaaaaatctgATATCCTTATTGATCGCATGAACGAAATGACTTTCCCACTTTATGCGTCCCAACGTTGGGTTTCTATATTAATTGGTATGATTGCTGTTTTATTTGCTTTGATAATATCTATTCTGTGTGTTACGGGCTGGTTCAATATATCTCCTGCATCCACTGGTGTGCTGCTAACTTACGTCCTACAGCTACCAAATTTGTTCAATACTCTGTTACGTGCAATGACCCAGTTAGAAAACGACATGAACAGTGCAGAACGGGTACTTTCGTACGCCAATAGCCTTCCAAAAGAGGCACCGTATAGGATTCCGGAAATGGCTCCTCCAAAGGCATGGCCGGAACGTGGGGCGATCACTTTTGATAATGTAGCCCTTGCATACAGACCTGGACTCCCCCTGGTGCTCCAGGATGTGAGTTTCCATATTTCAAGTGGAGAAAAAATCGGGATATGCGGACGTACTGGTGCAGGCAAGTCTACTATCACCAATGCATTGTACAGGCTGGTGGAGTTGAGCAACGGCAGCGTTACCATAGACGGTGTCGATATTGCGACAATAGGCTTATATAATCTGCGTAGCAAGTTGTCTATCATTCCGCAGGATCCGTTGTTATTCAGGGGGACGATCCGCAAGAATCTTGACCCATTTGGGGAGCACTCTGATACCGAATTGTGGGATGCGCTTTTACGGTCTGGTGCAATAAACAACGATGATTTGGCCCGGGCACAAGGGTTCGAGACTGTGTCTGCAGCTACGGCAGCAACGAAAGCGACTGATACAGTTGCAACAAAGACCGGTCTGCCAGTATCGATGCCGTCGCACGCAGAAAATGCAGCATCCGTGGCGCCCGCGGCATCTACGTCTTCCGCCGTTGACGCCACTACAACCACCAGCAATGACACTGTCTCTTCATTGAACAACCATAATGCCACAACATCCGATGCCACAGCGACCAGTAAACCCGTGTCCGACGGCAACACCAAGAACATGCACAAGTTCCATCTAGACCAAACTGTGGAGGAGGATGGTTCGAACTTCTCCGTAGGGGAGCGGCAATTTTTGGCGCTCGCACGCGCGCTAGTCCGTCAGACGAAAATCTTAATTCTAGATGAGGCCACTTCCTCTGTTGATTACGAAACAGACGCACAAATCCAAGCTCGGATCGTCCAAGAGTTTCAACATGCCACTATAATGTGCGTAGCCCACCGTCTCAAGACAATCCTCCACTATGATCGCATACTCGTCATGGAAAAGGGCCGTGTAGCCGAATTCGATACGCCCCTACGTTTGTACAATGAACAGGGATCGATTTTCCGTAGCATGTGTGATCAATCCAGTATTACTTTGACGGACTTCGATGCTTAG